AGGGGTAGAAGCTGGTTGCACTCCAATGTCTTCATATTTGGAAAGCAATAGAGATGCAAAGTGGTAAGGGAGGGAAGATGAGGTAGTGAACCTTTCTCAGGGTATGACTTGGGGCCCTCAAAGCCACCATAAATGGTAAGATGAGTGAGGGTGTGGAAGTTTCCCATCCCTGATAACCCTCTCacttgtttcttgcaatttcCCACAAGAAGCTGATTCAAGTTAGGCGGTAAACCACCCTCCGGCAACCTACAAAGGTTTGAGCAACCTTTTATATCAAGAGACTCTAAACATGGGAGAAGACTATTCATGTGAGACCGAAATGCCTCCAACTTGACACAATCTGTGACTTTAAGATGAGTCAAGTTGGGTGCATCTAGTCCTTCTCCTGCAAATGACACTAATTCGGGGCAGCCGACCATGGTGAGACATTGAAGAGCAGATATGAAACCGACTGAAACTGATTTCAGATTCTTACACTGTTGTATCTTAAGAATCTTGAGATTGGGAAAGGCATCCAAGGAGAATGAGGTCAGTGAATCGCAGCTGTTTTCTATTTGTAGCTCTACCAAATCATACTTGTGCTGCTGCTGTTGCTCTGGGAATTCCTGGCTGCTGCAACCACTGATTTTTATCTTTTGCAAAGATTTGGGAAAACAATTGTCAGCAAAGGATACAGTAGAGCAATAATATGAGATGTGTACTTCTTGGAGACAACTTAGATGGCTAATGCTGATTACCTTAAATTCAGACTTACATCCCTTGATTGATAAAGTATCCCTATCAAGTTGCATATCTAGAGACCTTCCATCACGATCTTCCTGTATTTTCAGTTTGCAAACATTGGAAACATCAGACATAGAAGAAACAATTCTCAAGATTACCTGATTACGCATCTCTCCCTTTAACATTGGGCAATCTCTTATTTCAAGCTTCCTGAGCTGAGGAAAAGTTTTTGAGTCAGGTAAGTGCCACTCCTCCCAACTTGCCATATCCACAAATGCCAATGTTTCAAGTGAGGGAAACGGTGTAATACACAAAGAAGAATGATGGCCTTTGTTCTTGTAAAACTCCATGCCAACACTCTTCAGCTGATCAAAACCTTGAATGTACAGGACATTAAGAGAAGGCAGCTCTCCAAGTGAAGGAAGCATGCATCAAATCTTGCAATCCCACAGACCTACAATTGTCATGTTTTGGTAAGAAGAATCCGCAACCCAATTTGGAAATATTGTACCATTGTATCCCTTCAATTTGCTTATTCCTCTAGGCATTTCTTGCAAGCAAGTTTCCCTAATATCAAGGAGCAGTAAATTCACAAGATTATGCATGCCACTAGGCAACATGGTCAACTCAGTACAATGATACAATATTAATGTTTATAGATTATACAAGTTGCACAACGATTCTGGTAGTGCCTCAATACTTGTCCCAGAGAGATTCAAGTAGCGCAGATGGATCAATTCTCCTATTGAATTAGGCAACACATTGAGTTTATGAAAGGATAAAGCTCTCAAGTATTTACACTTTGATAATATGTCACATATTGCTGTTTCAATGTTGAATTCATGATACCAGATTTGGTCattaaacaataataatgtCCTCAAAGATTCTACTTTAGAACGAGAATTATAAAGTTTTAAGCTACAATAACGTAAAATTCCACACAAATGCCGAGTCTGAATCATTATCTCCTCCTCTTCAAGATCTTCTAAGTTGCAATAGAAACCTCTAGCAAGGTATATTGCCAAGTCATGCAACAGATCGTGCATCACAAAAGAATCGTCATGACCTTCAATCTTTGTGAAAAATAATCTGGAAGTTAGTTCATCAAAACACTCAGTACCAACTTCTTCTAAAGTTTATTCTGCAACAAATTTTGGCAGTTGCTCCATCCTGGTTCATTCACTAGGTTGGTATATTCTGTTTCGTAATCATCAATATGCTTGGTATGTTTCATGGTTGGCCGTAGTAAATTTGTGTACTTAATGTCTTCGGGTTTTTTCAATTTGGTTGCAGATAGTGAAGAAATTATAGGCCTTCAATATTTTGAACAAGAGGAAGGAACATGAAATACAATGTTTCTCTTGCTTCTTTTGGacttattttcttaataattcgATTTCAAGGTAGCATGACTTACTACTGATGTAAAGAAAAGAATCAGAACTGTGTTTCTTTGTGTTGTTGCTTGTCAAAAGTTTTGCAGTGtcatattttggatttttttcttgattgttTACTCTTTACAATATAATGAAGGTTCTCTGGTCTTACTCTTGTATATAAGTAAGCACGTGATGTTTGACTCATCTTAGGGGACAAGCTGAGAGAGAATTTAGGGTAGAAGTAGAAGCTATTGGTCGTGTGCGGCACAAGAATCTTGTTAGATTGCTTGGATACTGTGTTGAGGGGCGTACAGGTATTAACTCTTGACATTTCATTTGGAAAAATTAAAGCTAAAAAGTTCAAGACTAGTAAGATTTTAAGTATTGATATGTTTCTCAGGATGCTTGTGTATGAATATGTTGACAATGGGAATCTGGACCAGTGGCTGCATGGGGATGTTGATTCTGTAAGCCCTCTGACTTGGGATATCCGGATGAACATCATCTTGGGAACGGATAATTTCCTCTCCCACCACAATTTAGGATTCATTGTATACTCATATTCATTATtactaaaattcaaaattgtGATGTCCTTTTGCTTTATAAGACAAAAGTAGCTCAACGGttgaataaaaactaaaaagtattAATATTTTCAAGTTGTTCAAACTGTAGTATCAAACTACCTTTGTCTCATTCTGGTCCATCATAACTTATGGCCCCATCATAAATTAAGTGCTTGTCATTTTGTGAGTGTAGTTGTTATGAGCATTAGACCCAGAGTAAAATGTGTatgatttgttttttttttgtctttattttattctttatgtatttattatgtACTAATCATTCTACTGCTATGTAACTTGGATCGAATATTGAATGTGAGTCATCTTATACAAAGAGTGGTAAATAAATACAcatgaagaacaagaaaaacaaatattatACACTATCATTAATGCTAGGTCTACCATCCAGCTATCTTGATAGAAGAAATATCattgcatcatcatcatcattgccTAATTCATAGTTGGATGCTTGTGGGAATTGCTCTTGCTGGCTGgctaatcaaatattaaatgtAGCTGTAACTTTTTTGTCATTTTGGCTATGATTGCTCAAATGGTGGAACAAGCAATTTAAGTAAGAAAGTGGATCGTTATTTGATCATTTAGGGAATTAGGATCCACAATCGATGCAAAACTTGCCACTCCAGAATTTACCAATTTGTCCTTATAAGCTAGACAATCGGCACTAATTAGTAGCTTGATCATGAATGTCTTTTTGGGACATCCTTTTTCTTTGTCTCTTGCTGCCTTTTTCTTAGTTAGTTATGATTTAATGTCTAAACCACTCTCTTTAGTCTTATACAGCTTTTCACTCCGGTGATTGACATTAATTGCCTTGCATCTATAAAATAAGGTTGTTCCTGCATccaagaataaatatttttctcatTATTGTCACTCTTGGATCTTGATCAGCCAATTAAATTCTTgtttaaagaattttaaatagtttttcCTAATGAactaaattttgttttggaagaggatgattcttctctttcatttatTCAAGGCAACTTGTGTAAATGCCAAGAGAATAGTTTCTGTGTACACCTATGAAAACCTTTTAAGATAATTAATAGTGGGTGCATTATTTTCAATATTCTTGAGTTTAGTACAGTCAAATTGAATTGCttttagttttctttaattcttttctttctcttataaaaaaaaagagagataaaCATTAAGCTACTAGTTATATAGAATGCACCTCAATATAATTTTCATAGGCAAGATATTTAACATTGTAAAATGATCGTTCATGGTGGGAATAAACTAAACCTGTCAAAGGCATAATATGGAAGCATCAATACCAGCAAATAATTGAAGAGAAGACAAAACAACAGAACACCAAATTTTAACGTGGGAAAAAACCTCTCAATGTGAGAGGGAAAAAAAATACACGGGAAGGTAAAAATATTCACTATTTTCCAAATAAAGCTACAAGCAAGTCTCAAAACTTATAAGCACTACTACTTATAAGTGCAGAACTCTTGTCCAAGAACATAACCACATAAACTAAATGGTGAAATCAATGATACAATAGATAGCCGTTGTTTTCGAACTTTTTGGGTAGAGAGCACGGATAGCGATCACACCTCAAAGTTGAAGGACTATGATAAGAACCTGCTTGATAAATACACAATGATGTGTTCAACATTGTTGCATTCCTTTTTAGCTTCAAAAACATAACCGAAAGGGACAAATTCAGCTTGAGAAAAGATTgacatcaaaataataataccaCAATGCAAAATTTTGACAAATGTACTTACATGCTCACCAAGTTGCGATTCCCACAGAAGCTGCCTAATGCGCATTTAAATATGTGAAACCAGAAAGAAAGCAAATCCTCTAGCACAACATTTATCTATCCCTTGATGCCTCTGGAAAATCTATTTGAGTTGGTATCCATAAGAAATGATATGAGATAGAGCAGCTTCAAAGATCAATACCTCTGGATCCATCGAGTTTATGTTACCTTCATGAAGAGTTTAGCTGCAACTCTTCTTCTTGTAGCGTCTGCCGGGCAAAGGACAGTGTTGAATTTGAAATAGTAACAGAGAGAAAGGAAGCTTTTCTCCTGCCATATTCTCCAACCTGAAGTAAATTGCAGAGAGGAATAGAGTAACTATACCAACCTGAAGCTAAAACAGAAATCACTTCTTTTGATTGAATGAAGGTAATGTAAATATggtttgaatttatataaagaTTATGTGCTGAAAGGGACAACTTAATCATACTCAATCAAGCCTCTTCATATATGCATTGTATTGACCATTGCAGGCAGCTAACTATCCACAACATTTTAGCTTTCAAGTTTTCCTCTCCTTTTCTGTAATTGACACTGTTTCGGTTTCAGAATATTTGACCTTGTCTACTCAAGTGACAGCAAGGGTATTCCCATGTTTCTGTATTGCTGCTTATTCCTCAATGTATCTCATGCAGAGCTCATAGGCTTTCTCCTGACACACTAATAcacaaattaatattatttcaaGACTAGGAGTTTGTCATCAGAAAAACCAAACACAGTTATCATTCTATAGTCTTTcagttctttttattttctacactTTTTTGTGAAATGCATAGTAGTGCAGTAATGTTGGATCATTGTTTAGATTTTAGGATGAGCAGTGAAATGATATTTAACAAACATAAATGCCACCAAAAAGAATTGATACATTTTTTAACAGGAAGGCTAATATTTAAGAAAGAGAACATATAAATTTTACAATATCAATACTTGTagatagttcttctactttaatgaatGACGAAGAAAGTGAGATATaaccttcaaaagttcaaaGGGTTACATCTCATGACTTTAACCTTAACTTTTTGGAACGAGATCTTGAAAAGGGGCTTTAAATTTGGCAATATCCCCAAAACCAGAGAGATGAGATTAGACGAGCTTATCTTAAGTGGAGTctatatcaaaaatattttgagaattattttttattagacctcccaaaattttgtttcaagttCCACCACTGGTGCAGCCAATCCTTCTCCTGCAAATGACACTAATTCAAGGCATTCATAGATGGAGATACGTTGAAGAGCAGCGTGTGGTGCCTCTGACATTGACACTGATTCCAGATTCCTACACCATGATATCTCCAGATGAGTCAAGTTGGGTGCAGCCCGTCCTTCTCCTGCAAATGAAACTAATTTGGAGCACTCAATTATTTTGAGACGTTGAAGAGCAGTGTGTGGTGCCTCTGACATTGACACTGATTCCAGATTCCTACACAATGATATCTGGAGATTCTTGAGATTGGGAAAGACATCCAATGACAAGGAGGTCAGTGAATCACAGCTCTCTTGTATTTGTAAGATTTGGGAAAACAATTGCCCAAAAAGGATtaggtttaatatttttctaatattgaCTAATATTTTGAacgaatattttattttcatacggataaaatataaatttcaatTTACATTTTATAGTTCAATTGAAGGAGTTTTTTTTGGTGAAAAAAGTATATTCATGACCTCCAAATTCTAGgtatagtttaaaattataaaaaattatagggataaatttataatattcatGACCTCCAAGGTTTTTTGTCAGTACACAAATCAGACCCAGAATTTTCAGTACCTTCAATCAGACGGTCCGATTTCTCTTGGACAGCCATCATACGCCAATGAATCACCATACACCCCCATAACTCAGATATATACCCTTCCTTtcatcatattaaaaataaaaagttctcTGTTTGTGTTCTGCTTCAGTTCAAAaagaccaaaaaaaattttggaacataattttaatttaacttttctATGATCATTAaaacaaacaataaaaattaaatcaagaatGAATTATagctataaaaataaaatattttaaattggtCTTTTAAGCTCTTCAATAATATACTTTTTCCACCAAATATATGTTGTCCCTTAATTGAATAATTCACAAGAGTTTAGTTTGTAAAATTTAGTAAAGgtttttttgtgactaaattTAGTAAGGGTTTAaatagttttatatatatatatgtaaattattGTCGACTGATTGAGTGTGAGAGAAACAGAAGAAGTGCCTCCTCAAAACCCTAACTCGTCAAACCTTCTTCCTCTCGCCGCTGCCACTACTACTACTTGGACCTTCAAGCGTTTCCAAATCTTCTCGAGAGACCAAATCTCCACCGCAACTATGGCCACTTCCGCCGCTGCGCCGCGCCAGCTCTCTCAGAAGGAGCAAGACATCCAGATGATGCTTGCGGCTGAGGTGCATTTGGGAACCAAAAACTGCGACTTCCAGATGGAACGCTATGTCTTCAAACGCCGCAATGATGGTAAAACACtcttcttttgataattttttcttattttctcggTTACATTTTGGTTGTGAATATGAATATGATTGAAGCGTGTGTCGATTGTGGTGAATTTGAAGGGCATTTTGATTTTGTAACGTTATATCTTGGGTTTATTCTGATATTCGTTTGCTCATATTAAATACACAGAGATCTGtgtagaaatttatttatttattgtgtcTATATATTCCTTGCTCATTTGTGAATTTTCTTTTcggtttatttatttatctttttgtgTCTATAGGGTTCTGTTTTTTGTTATGTGCTTTTTATTAGCTTGTTATAAACGGGTAACTTCTGTTCCAAAATTGATCAAACCTTAAGATGCCTATAATCATTCTAATTCagtaatatatatacaaaagtacACGTGAAAGAGTTTGGGGTGGATAAAAATACAGGCTatgatttataaatataaaagtacACCAAAGATTGTTTTCCATGGACAAAAGTACACATTAAAGATTGTAAATATCAAACCTTACCAACAGTATGACACTTTTGTCTATCGAAAACAATATCTGAAGAATACTTTTGTTTTCACGAATCTTTAGTAGGTATTTTTGTCCATCCCAAACTCTTTTATGTGTACTTTTGTCAATTTACTCTTCTTTCGTTTGTACATTGTACTGAACAAAGAATgcattttatctttttgttgatttttagtaTTTCCTGTTACCAGGTATTTACATAATTAACCTTGGCAAGACATGGGAGAAGCTCCAACTTGCTGCTAGGATTATTGTTGCCATCGAGAATCCGCAGGACATCATTGTTCAGTCTGCTAGGCCATATGGTCAGAGGGCAGTCTTGAAATTTGCCCAATACACCGGTGCAAATGCAATTGCTGGAAGGCACACTCCTGGAACATTCACTAATCAGATGCAGACATCCTATAACGAGCCTCGCCTTCTT
This sequence is a window from Arachis duranensis cultivar V14167 chromosome 2, aradu.V14167.gnm2.J7QH, whole genome shotgun sequence. Protein-coding genes within it:
- the LOC127744909 gene encoding putative disease resistance protein At3g14460, giving the protein MSEAPHTALQRLKIIECSKLVSFAGEGRAAPNLTHLEISWCRNLESVSMSEAPHAALQRISIYECLELVSFAGEGLAAPVVELETKFWEIEGHDDSFVMHDLLHDLAIYLARGFYCNLEDLEEEEIMIQTRHLCGILRYCSLKLYNSRSKVESLRTLLLFNDQIWYHEFNIETAICDILSKCKYLRALSFHKLNVLPNSIGELIHLRYLNLSGTSIEALPESLCNLETCLQEMPRGISKLKGYNGTIFPNWVADSSYQNMTIVGFDQLKSVGMEFYKNKGHHSSLCITPFPSLETLAFVDMASWEEWHLPDSKTFPQLRKLEIRDCPMLKGEMRNQEDRDGRSLDMQLDRDTLSIKGCKSEFKIKISGCSSQEFPEQQQQHKYDLVELQIENSCDSLTSFSLDAFPNLKILKIQQCKNLKSVSVGFISALQCLTMVGCPELVSFAGEGLDAPNLTHLKVTDCVKLEAFRSHMNSLLPCLESLDIKGCSNLCRLPEGGLPPNLNQLLVGNCKKQVRGLSGMGNFHTLTHLTIYGGFEGPKSYPEKGSLPHLPSLTTLHLYCFPNMKTLECNQLLPLTSLKHLLLSYCSNLRNMAGEKLSSSLSSFQIHIRGLLGEH